A window of the Cannabis sativa cultivar Pink pepper isolate KNU-18-1 chromosome X, ASM2916894v1, whole genome shotgun sequence genome harbors these coding sequences:
- the LOC115704704 gene encoding L-ascorbate peroxidase 3: MAFPVVDAGYLKEIDKARRDLRALISARSCAPIMLRLAWHDAGTYDAKTKTGGPNGSIRTEEEYNHGSNNGLKKAIDFCEEVKSKHPKVTYADLYQLAGVVAVEVTGGPTIDFVPGRKDSRISPKEGRLPDAKKGASHLKDIFYRMGLSDKDIVALSGGHTLGRAHPERSGFDGPWTNEPLKFDNSYFAELLKGDSEWLLKLPTDKALLDDPKFRPFVELYAKDEDAFFRDYAESHKKLSELGFSTSSSSSKVNATDSIILAQSAVGVAVAAAVVVLSYFYEVHKRMK, from the exons ATGGCTTTTCCAGTGGTTGACGCCGGCTACCTCAAGGAGATTGACAAGGCTCGTCGTGATCTCCGTGCCCTTATTTCCGCCAGAAGCTGCGCCCCAATTATGCTCCGCTTAGC GTGGCATGATGCTGGCACTTACGATGCGAAAACGAAAACCGGTGGACCAAATGGTTCGATTAGGACTGAAGAAGAGTATAATCACGGTTCCAATAATGGATTGAAGAAAGCTATTGATTTTTGTG AAGAAGTGAAGTCTAAACATCCAAAAGTAACATATGCTGACCTATATCAG CTTGCTGGTGTTGTTGCAGTCGAGGTCACCGGAGGCCCCACCATTGATTTTGTGCCCGGCAGAAAG GATTCAAGAATTTCTCCCAAGGAAGGGCGGCTTCCAGATGCTAAAAAAG GGGCATCCCATCTTAAGGATATCTTTTACCGAATGGGCCTGTCGGATAAGGATATTGTTGCCCTGTCAGGCGGCCATACACTG GGAAGAGCACATCCGGAGAGATCTGGTTTTGATGGTCCATGGACAAATGAGCCTCTGAAGTTTGATAACTCATATTTTGC TGAGCTGTTGAAAGGAGATTCAGAGTGGTTGTTGAAACTTCCAACGGATAAAGCTCTTCTGGATGATCCCAAGTTCCGTCCTTTTGTTGAGCTGTATGCTAAG GATGAGGATGCATTTTTCAGAGATTATGCTGAATCACACAAGAAGCTTTCTGAGCTTGGATTTTCTACAAGTTCCTCTAGCTCCAAAGTTAATGCAACTGATAGCATAATACTGGCACAGAGTGCAGTAGGGGTTGCTGTTGCTGCGGCTGTGGTGGTCCTAAGCTACTTCTACGAAGTTCACAAAAGAATGAAATAG
- the LOC133032005 gene encoding protein FAR1-RELATED SEQUENCE 5-like, whose protein sequence is MEAESQAENMNEEQTYEWESITTELNITKPVNEIQICDVLGKSLDKLGKWEAFYEMYAKRMGFGTRKDDVRRSHGVIVMRRWVCCSEGYKRITITETQRKKRPHDVTRTGCQAALRILLTQPSNTWKCKEFSTIHNHDLASSSEVQFLRSYRVVSDGLLAQVRSMNSVGIKTANIMSHVALQSGGYERMPCQLRDVYNRVAGAKREEKIETDSEGALGFLDCLAERDPNFFVVYQVDEENRLANLFWADGNSRVDYVAFGDVLGFDTTYMTNEYNKPLTVLIGVNHHFNTCIFGFALLLHEKLPSYRWLLQKFLECHGDKKPNVVVTDQDVAMKQAIMEHMPDVTHRLCAWHLNTNASKKVKDPIFLKIFKDLMYNYYEEEDFEARWLDVVETQQLTDNEWCQTTFDTRKQGVNLFKGFIRCRNENHTTLRIDQLSPKKIFREELLLA, encoded by the coding sequence ATGGAGGCCGAGTCTCAAGCAGAGAACATGAATGAGGAACAAACCTACGAATGGGAAAGCATAACAACAGAGCTAAACATCACAAAACCAGTGAATGAGATTCAAATATGTGACGTCCTAGGCAAGAGTCTCGACAAACTGGGAAAATGGGAAGCATTCTACGAAATGTATGCGAAACGGATGGGTTTCGGCACAAGAAAAGATGATGTACGACGTTCTCACGGAGTCATCGTAATGCGCAGGTGGGTTTGTTGTTCCGAGGGTTACAAAAGAATCACAATAACGGAAACACAAAGAAAAAAGAGACCTCATGATGTCACTAGAACCGGATGTCAGGCAGCATTACGTATTTTACTCACACAACCGTCTAACACTTGGAAATGCAAAGAGTTCAGCACAATACACAATCACGACCTCGCTTCATCAAGTGAGGTACAATTTTTGAGATCATACCGAGTAGTGTCCGATGGCTTGCTTGCCCAAGTTAGGTCGATGAACTCAGTTGGAATTAAAACTGCCAACATAATGTCCCatgttgctttgcaaagtggagGTTACGAGAGAATGCCATGTCAACTTCGAGATGTCTACAACAGGGTTGCTGGTGCCAAGCGAGAAGAAAAGATAGAGACGGACTCGGAAGGAGCGTTGGGATTTCTTGATTGTCTCGCAGAGAGGGATCCAAATTTCTTCGTTGTATATCAGGTGGACGAGGAGAATCGATTGGCTAACTTATTTTGGGCAGATGGAAACTCACGTGTCGACTATGTGGCTTTTGGGGATGTACTAGGGTTTGATACCACCTACATGACAAATGAGTACAATAAGCCTCTCACTGTTCTCATTGGCGTAAACCACCATTTCAACACATGCATCTTCGGGTTCGCTCTACTCCTCCACGAGAAGCTTCCATCCTATCGTTGGCTACTTCAAAAATTTCTCGAATGCCATGGAGATAAGAAGCCAAATGTTGTAGTTACTGACCAAGATGTGGCCATGAAACAGGCCATCATGGAACACATGCCTGATGTGACACACCGTCTATGTGCTTGGCATCTCAATACAAATGCTTCCAAAAAGGTTAAAGATCCGATCttcttgaaaatatttaaagatcTAATGTACAACTACTACGAGGAGGAGGATTTCGAAGCAAGATGGTTAGACGTCGTCGAAACCCAACAACTAACAGATAATGAATGGTGCCAAACAACATTCGACACAAGAAAACAAGGCGTAAACTTATTTAAGGGGTTCATTCGTTGCAGGAATGAGAACCACACAACGTTGCGAATCGATCAACTCAGCCCTAAAAAAATTTTTAGAGAAGAATTATTGCTTGCGTGA